Sequence from the Leptospira kmetyi serovar Malaysia str. Bejo-Iso9 genome:
ATACGTTTAAAACGAGTTCGCTTTATCAGGCTCATTCTTCTTCGCGCGCCGGGGAAAGTCCTTTGCTCAGCCGCGAACTTTTTAACGAGGTTCCGAGACAGGAAGGATTCGAACTCGATAGAATGGGCGCGGGAGCTTCTTTATCCGCTTTGACGGACGAACGAGTAAAACATTCTTCCTTTGTTCCCAAAAAACATTTCGGAGTTTTGTTCGAGACATTTATTCTCGCGGAAGCGGAAGACGGTTTTTATATCATCGATCAACATACGGCGCACGAAAGAATCCGCTACGAAGAGGTTCTTAGAAAACTCGAAAAGAAGAACTACGGAATCCAACCGCTTTTGACTCCGATTCGTATCGACGTTTCCAAACAGGAACAGGAAGAGATATTAAACCGAAGAAAAGAATATGAGGAAGTCGGAATCCACTTGGATCCGTTGGGCGAAGACAGCGTGGTTCTCCGAGAAATTCCCGCATATATGGAACCCGGAGAGGAAAAGGAAATCATTCTCGATTTTTTAAACCGAACCGAAGGAAAGGAATCCACCGAACCCGAGTTATACGATCTTATGGCGAAGTGTGTGGCTTGTCGTTCCGCGATCAAAAAAGGGGATCATCTCTCCGATCCGATTTTAGCCGAAATATTAAACAGACTGAGTTATTGCGAAAATCCTTCCCGTTGTCCGCACGGAAGACCCACCCTAGTAAAGTTGAGCAGAGATGACCTCGAAAGAATGTTCCACAGAAAATGAAGAAGTTCCGGGAAAAGAACCGGATCGAGTCGTACGTAAATTATTCCGCCAAACGTTAGTCGGAATCGTGATTCTCGTATTGGGAGTCGTGTTTTTGGCGCGTGTTTTTCCGGAACCCGTGCTCGCCGTTTCCCAAAAGTTCATCGAGATCACCGGAGTTTTCGGGGTGGGGATCGGAATCATGCTCGCTGATTCTTTACACGTTTTTATTCCGCCCGACGTGTTTTTGATGATCGCGGTGGCCGGTAAACTCAATTCGATTCTCGTGATCGTTTCGGCTTCGATCGGAAGTTTGATCGGAGGAACCGTATCGTATCTTACCGGAAGAATTCTTTTACCGAAGATCGAAGGTGTGGCGAGCTTCGTAAAAAAACACGAACAGAAATTGGAACACTATCTGCATCGTTACGGATTTTGGGCCGTCGTATTGGCCGCCTTGACTCCGCTTCCGTATTCCTGGGTTTCTTTGGCGGCAGGTGCGATGAAAATGAGATATCTTCTCTTTTTTCAGGGTTGTCTTTTTCGAATTCCGCGTTTTATAGTATTCTATTATCTGATTCAATTCGGTTGGGTCGGGGGCGGAATGTGAGATCTTTTTTCGGTTTCGATCAGTCCGATATAAGAAAGAATTTTTTGAAGAATCGTTTGTATCAAAGGTAGAATCTTTGGAAGCCAACCAGCCCAATCTATTTCCGAAAACGAGAGAGGAAGTCATCCGAGAAAATCTGGATCTGTTCGATCTTCCGATTCGAATTCAGGCCTTGATCGAAAACATTCTTCAGGGAAATATCCGGGAACAATCCCTGGTGTGTTGTCACAGCGCCTGCGACGTTTGCAACGCGACCATACGAACCTGTCTTAGAAAAATCAAAAACGAGTTGGAACTTAGTTGAGCGATCTTTTTACAAAGAAGCCGATTCCGCCGCTCGCTCATAAAATCCGTCCTTCCAACTTCGAAGACGTAATTGGTCAAACAAGAGCCACAAAACAACTCGTCAATTATCGTTCTCCCGTATCCATCATACTCTACGGACCGCCCGGCACCGGCAAATCCACGTTAGCCGGAATTCTATGCAGAAAATGGAATCTTCCCTACGTGGAATACAACGCCGTATCCACGGGAGTCGCCGAAATCAAAAAACTTTTGGAAAGAGCGGAAAGGGAAGGAACGATTCTTCTTTTCTTGGACGAGATCCATCGTTTCAGCGCGTCTCAACAGGACAGTCTTTTGAAAGGAGTGGAAACGGGGCATCTCGTGTTGATCGGAGCCACGACCGAAAATCCGGCGTTTCGAATCACAAGACCTCTTTTATCCAGATGTCAGATCCTAAAGATAGAACCTCTTTCCCTGGAGGAACAATCCTCCCTTTTGGAAAGAGGAATTCAAAATTTGGCATATTCCATAAATCTAAACAAGGACGCCAAGGAAACTCTGATCCGGTTTTCGGGCGGGGACGGAAGAAAACTTCTCTCCAATCTCGAGGGAATCAGTTTCAGTTTTCCGGAGAATCATACGATCACACAAGCCGACGTGGAGGAATATCTCGAAAGCCGCGTGATCGAATACGATAAAAGCGGAGAATCGCACTACGACGTGATTTCCGCGTTTATCAAATCCGTACGCGGAAGCGATCCCGACGCGGCGTTATACTATCTTGCGGTTTTACTCGAAGGCGGAGAAGATCCGCTTTTTATTATGCGAAGACTGATCATTCTCGCGAGCGAAGACGTAGGAAACGCTTCCATCAACGGATTGCCCTTGGCGGTTTCCGGCTTACACGCGTTAGAGGCGATCGGAATGCCGGAAGGAAGATTGATTCTCGCGCACGTAACCACGTTTCTTGCGTCTTGTCCGAAATCGAACGCGAGTTATAAAGGAATCGGAGCGGCTCTTTCTTTCGTAAGAGAAAAAGGAACGGGGATTCAAATTCCGAACCGTCTTAGAAACGCTCCCACCTTCTTACACAAAAAAGAAGGAGCCTCCCAAGGTTATATTTATCCCCACGATTTCGGCGGATTTAAGGAACAAAATTATTTCCCGGATCAGTTCGCGGACGATCCGCCTCGTTTTTATTTTCCAACCGGAAACGGAGCAGAATTGAAACTCAAAGAATACTTGGATAAGGTTTGGGAAAAAACTCCCTGGAAGAAAGGAAGCTGATTATTTGTCGTAGAGTTCCGGGCGAACTTTGACTTGTTTCGTTTTGGATTCCAGTACTTGGAAACCGGTTTCCGTTTCGTTCGCGTTTCGACTCGAGTCCGAGTTCCAATGATACGCCACCGCGTGTTGGTTTTGGATCGGCTCTTTTATTTTTTTGTGTTTATACTCAGAATTGAACATTTTTCCTCCTTGGGTCGTAAGACCGCCAAGGTTTAGTAATCGTTTCGTGCTTTTCGGTAAAAATCTAAATCTTTTTTTTAAAGATAGAATGGCGATTCCGTTACAAAACGGTTTAATCGCGCAATGGGTCGTAAGACCGGACCCGAACTGCAAAGAAAAATCGAACCTTTTCTAAGATCGACGTTTTGTCGGTCCAAATAAAACGAGGCTCTTTTTTTAGTTGAATTCTTTTTCCAAAGCGGAAAGAACTCGGTCGTTTTGTTCCGGTCTTCCGATCGTGATTCGAAGCGCGTTTAAGTCGTAACTTTTCAAGTCGCGTAGAATGATTCCCTGACGTAAAAGAGACTGCGAGATTTCGGAGGACGTTCTGCCGTGTTTTCTTGCAAAAAACGTAATGAAGTTCGCGTACGAATTCGCAAATTCTATACTTTGTTCCGAAGCGAATTTTTCGTATCGTTTCATTTCGTTTAGATTGATTTCCAGATAAGAATCGACGTGGGACTCGTTCTTCAACGCTTCGGTCGCGGCGAGCGCGGAAAGATTTGCGACGCTGAAAGGAGGGCGCATCTTATACAGATTGGAAATTAATTCCTTACTTCCGATTCCGTAACCGATTCTCATACCGCCGAGTCCGTAGACTTTTGAAAAGGTTCCCGTGTAAAAAACGTTCGGAAAAAGATCGGTGACTTCCTTTGCCGGAATGAACTTGTCCTCGTTCTTTTTTTTGCCGAATTCCATATAAGCCGCGTCAATGACGACTAACGTATCCGGGGAAATCTTTCTTAAAAATTCGTAAACGTCCGATTTGGAAAGCGCGTCTCCCACCGGGTTGGACGGAGTACATAAGAAGATGATCTTCGGACGAACCGACTCCGCAAGATCCAAAAATGCGTTTAGATCGTGTTCGATCGTTTCCGTGGAATGAACCTTCGCGCCGCATTGAAGCGCGTAGATCTTATACATCGCGAACGTGATCCGATTGATCAAAATCGGATCTCCCGGACTCAAAACGCATCTGCACGCGAAATCCAAAACCTGATCGCTTCCGTTTCCGGGAATGATCCGATCCGGGGTGACTCCGAACTTGGAGGCAAGCGCGGTTTTCAAATCCAAATAAGAATCGTCCGGATAATACGACATCGTGGACGCCGCGTTTCGAATCGCTTCCACAACCGCCGGGGCCGTGCCGAACGGATTTTCGTTGGAACCTAGTTTGACGACGTCCTTCGGATCGATCCCGAATTCTCGGACCACGAGTTCGATGGGTTTGCCTGCTTCGTAACTTTTGAGCGAGCTTAGAATGGGTTGAAATGGGATCATCTACTCCCATGCTTTTTTGAGGAAAAAATTTGGGAATCGATTTAAGAATAAATTCGCGTAGGACTCGGAAAAATAATTTCGGTTCGTTGTATTCCCGATTTTTTTCCCTCTAATCCTAAGTATTCGTTCAATATAAAGAATCTGGTATCAAGATGAAAGACACGCAGTTACGCAGAGAAATGGAAGAAGAGATTTTAGATCGTTTAGAGGACTTTTCAAACGGAGAAATTCTGATCCAGGAAATTCTCAAGTCGTTCGAAAACTTCGATCGAGCGTTAGGAAGTACGGTTCAAGAACTCTTTCCCCTGGACGACAAGGAATAATTAAGAACAACTTTCTCGAATCGATTTCCAAGAATCGATACGGATTCCCCTTTGCTTTCCGGGAAGACGCTTCGCATACTCTTTTGCCCTTCGGATTCTACTTTGATTGTCTGGATGTGTGCTCAACCAATCCACAATTTTTTCGGCGTTCCATTCTTTTTCGTCCTTCCGGGTCGACTTATCGTTTTTGGTTTGGGAAGAATTTTTCGAAACCTTCGATTCTTCCCTTTCGAAAAAATCGATAAAACCTCCGAGACCGACTCCCGATTTTTTTAAGATATCGAAGGCTTGTTCGTCCGCTTCCTCTTCGAATTCCCTCGAATACCTAAGAACGGTTAACGTGTTCACGATTTCCGTGATCGTCTCCAAGGTTCCTATGTCGTCGAATCCGATTCCGATCGAAAGTTTGATTACGAGCGATATTCCCAAAAGACGGATCATCTGACGGATTCCGTGACGGCTTTCGACGTGGGAAATTTCGTGAGCGAGTATGGCCGCGATTTCTTCGGGGCTTTCCGATTCCTCGATCAAACCCGAGAACACGTAGATTCTTCCTCCCGGAAGTGCGAATGCGTTTATATCAGAAGTTCTTAATATTTTAATGGAGAATTTATCCCTCGTTTTCGGCGACACGATCGTGTTGCGGATCTTGTTCACGCTTTCGCGCAGTTTCGGATTCTTACATTCGGGGTAGTTTGTTTCGAATCGTTTCGAGATCATTTCTCCGAGTGCTTTGTCCGCCGATTCCGGAACGAGAACGTAGATTTGATCGAGTTTGTTTAAAATCAGAAATCCGATTCCGAACGCGAGAAGTCCTGCGATCAAAATCTGTTGAAACGCGGGAAGCAAAAGAAATCGGGAAAGAAGTCCTTTTAAATCCGTTCCGAGTTTTCGTTTTCTGTATTTCTGAAGGAGATCCGCCTTTTCCTTCGAGAAGAACGTGAAGATGAGATCGTTTCCGAGTTCATGATGATCCGCGAGTTCGAGTCTGTATTCGTTTCCCAGCTTTTCCAGGGAACGGATTTGTGTATAAGAAAAATGGAATGTATTGTTTTCTTCCGAGTTCGTTTCTGCTACGAAGCTGAATCCGGTTTCGTTCGGAACCAAATTTCCCGAAACCGGTTTTGCGGATTTACCGTCGTAGTAAAGGTCGGGCACCTTAGTTTCCGAACACGGAACTGATCGCTTCTCCGGCTTCCTGCAATCCGTCCGCCAACGCGTTCGCATACGGATCTTTTACGCTTTGAATCGCGGATAAGTTCGGAGAGGATTCCAAAGATAACGCTTCCGTAAAAATTCTCATGGAGCGAAGATACGCCCAGGGAATTCCGATCCCCAAAGTGAACACGACTAAAAAGATCGAAATGAACGCGTTGAGAAAAACCGTTCCTCCTTTGAGATCGGAGCGGAAAGAAATTTCCTGAAACTTCGTGTGATTCCAAAAATAGTTATGAAGATTCGCTTCGAACCAGAAGAGATAAATTCCCGCGGTAAACGGAGTGAAAAAGATTCCCTTGAGATAAATGAAGAATAATTCCTTTCCCTTTCCGTGATACTGAAAGTCCGCGTTTCCCAAATGAGAATGTTCTACGAAGAATTTTTCGAGTTTGTTGTAAAACCAAGGAGAATAGATTCCGAGCGTAACTAAGGATAAAAGCGCGTTCGGAATAAAAAGTCTCACGAGATGTCTTACCTTTCCGCTGAATCGAAACCGGATATTGTTAAACGAAGTTCTACTTAGGAAATACCTTCTCGATCCGATCGCGATATACGGGATCGCGAGAAGAATACTGGAATATAAAAGAAGAGTGAAAAGAATCGTAGCCCAAAGTCCGAGTTTGCCGCTTAAAAAAAACAGACCCGCAAAGACCAAACCGAAAAGAGCGATGATTCCCATTCCTTTTAGGAATCCGATAAAATTCTCCTTACCGGTTCCGTGATAATCGAATCTCTGATTTTGAAACAACAGATGTCTGTGAATGAATTTTTGAGTATTTACCTTGGCCCAAAAATAATAAACGCCCGCAGTGATGATCGTAAAGAATATATTCTTAAGATAAATGAGAAACAGTTCTTCTGCCTTTGCATCGAGTGAAAAACGATTTGCCGATTCGGGCCGCATAGTGGTCTCCTAAACTTGTAGATCGATCAGGATAGCGGCCGATTCTTTTCGTTCAAGAAAAAAATTTCCGCGCCGCCCCGTTTAGGCAGTGAGCTTCCGATATGTGGAAACGAAGTCCTCGAAAAACTTGGATTGATCGAGGGCGTAATCCAATACCATCGCTCTGGTTTCGTCGTTTTTCAAAAGTTCCCGGTCGTTCGGGATCAATAGAGGGCCTTCGAGTCCGGCCTTGAGAAGAACGTGAAAGTAACTATTGTCGAAGTTATACGGATTCGACGTAAGAGATTCGTTGCCGAGCCATCCGATCGTACGCGCGCCCGAAATCAAAACCAGATCCCGAACTCCGAGTTTCATCTTTTGAAGACAAGGAAGCTGATCCTTTTGCGTCTGCATGCCCAAGGGAAGAATCTGAACGACTTCGTTTATCAATTCGTCCTTTCTTCCGGATTCGATCGCGATTCTCGGTCCTCCCGATTTTTCGATCGCGACCGCTCCCGCGAGCGCGAGAAAATCCGCGAACGAAATCGGAACCTGGGAACGTTCCACAAACGTTTCTTTGGCTTCTTTGATTTGATAATAATTCTGAACGAGATCTCCGTTTTCCGGAAGTTTGGCGAAGTCTCGAAAGGATTCCGCGGCGGACAATCCGATCCATTCGTTCTTTTCGTTAAAGAGAGAAGAAAGATGATACACGAGTTTCAACCAGCTTCCCGTTTCCCGTACGAGTATGATTCTTCGGAGCGCGTTTCTCGCTTCTTCCCAAGCGTTCACGCTCGCTTTTTTGCGGATCTCCCGGATCTCGTAGAGTTTATATTCTCCCGTTTTTCCCTTGAGTTGTGTGGAGAAGGTTCTTCCTTTGAGAACTCTTTCCTTGATCTGTTCGTACAGAGATTCGGAGATAAGAACGGAAGTTCCTGCCTTTTTCGTTTTCGATTCGATCCGACTCGCTATGTTGACCGAATCTCCGATCGCGGTGTAAGACATGTTCGCGGGATGTCCTAATTGTCCTAATATGCAAGTTCCGTAATGTACTCCGACTCCGATCCGAAACGTTGTGTGAAAATGCGACTTTAGATATTCGTTCAAAGAATAGAGTTCCAACTCCATTTCCTTCGCGGCTCGAAGTGCGGAAAGACATACCTCTTCGGGAGATCCTCCTTCCACTCCGAACAACGCCATCAATCCGTCCCCGATATACTTGTCGATTTTTCCGCCGTGTTTTAATACGATATCTCCCATCTTGTAGAAGTATCGATTGAGAATATGGATCACGTCGTAGGGAAGATGCGATTCCGAAAAACCGGTGAAGTCCCGAATATCGCTGAACAAAATCGCGATCTCCTTTTCTTCTCCCGAAGTTTCCGCAGAACCGGGAATGGTGAGATTGTAATCCTCGTCGTCCAAGACGATTCTTCTGACTCGAACGTCCCCTAAAACCTTGGCTTGGCAAGCGAGTCGAACCGCCTCGGGAAAGCCTTTCTTTTGCGACAGATCTTTTTCTTTTTGTTCCGGTTCGGATAAATTGGAAGGATTTTCCAAAACTAAGACGCGGCAAGTGGAACAACGAGCGTTTCCTCCGCAAGCGTGCGTATGAGGAATCGAATTCGATAGACTAATTTCCAACAGGCTCTGGGGCGCGGAATTTTCAGGTAAACTAATTTCTTTTTCGTTTTCGAAATTTACGAGAATCATTAAAACCTTCCGGATTTGACGGGGATATAAAAAAATAATTGGCGTCTTATATGGAAGAGTAGAATTGCGGACTCGGTTGTCAATAGAAGAACTCGACCGAACGTTGCGGAGCGGCTTCCCGAAAAAACTAACGCGAGTTTGCGGGGATCGGAAGTGAAAACATTGTTAAACGAATTATTGTTTTAGGATCGCTGAATGGACGGAAACCAAAATTCTCCCGAAGAAAATAAGGATTCAAAGCCGGTCATACTTTTGGTCGACGACGAACTGATCATTTTAAGAGGTTTAAAAGAACAACTTAAACTTGCGTTCGGTAAGGACTATGATATCGAAACGGCGGAAGACGCGGAATCGGCTTGGGAAATTTTGGAAGAATACTCCGAGAAGGGAATCGATATTCCCGTGGTTGTCTGCGACCAAGTGATGCCCGGAGTCAAAGGGGACGAACTTCTCATTCGAATCCACAATAAGAATCCGGAGATTCGAAAGATCATGCTTACCGGTCAGGCTTCCGCGGACGCGGTCGGTAACGCGTTGAATCACGCGAACTTATACAGATATTTATCCAAACCCTGGGATTCGAACGATTTGATTCTCACCATCCGAGAGGCTTTGAAGTCCTTCTTTTCGGATCAATCCCTTACGGAACTCAATCGCAAGTTGGAAACGACTCTTTTATACGATCGGGACACCGGTCGTCCGAATTTGGAAAGTTTAAGAAGGGCCTTGGACGCGCGCGAGTCCGAGGGTTTACAATCCACTCTTGCGGTGATTCGGATCGAATCGTCCACGTCTACGACGCACCATTTCGGAGTGGGAGTATATCATAAAGTACTCAGTCAATTTTTGACCTCTCTTTCGACGTTTATGGGAAAGTCGGGAAGACTGTTTCATCTTTATCAGGACGAGGTCGCGGTTCTTTCGGACGTGGAGGAAAGCAAGTTCCATTCTTTGCTGGTGGCGTTTCGGATTCTTTTGCGTTCGGAATACATAGAAGCCGACGGAATTTCCTTTCGTGTGAACGTTTCGATCGGAACGGCGACCCATCAATCCGCTTTGTATTACAAGGCTCGGATCGCGATGATGCACGCGGCGCAAAACCGGGAACTCGAACTGATGAATTATTCCAACGCGATGGAAGAAGGGGATCAATATCAGATCAATCTCGTTCTCGGAAGAAAATTGAACGACGCGATCAACGCGGGGAACGTGATTCCTTATTTTCAGGGAATCTACGACAACAAACTCGAAAAGATTACGAAATTTGAATGTCTTGCGAGAATTCAGGAAGGGGATAAAGTATACTCCCCGGCGAGTTTTATTTCCATCGCGAGATCCACGGGGATCATCCGTCTTCTGACTCCGATTATGATCGAAAAGTCGATCCGCTATTTCGCAAAGTATCCGGAATATTCCTTTTCGGTGAACATCTCCGAATCGGATCTGGAAAAGAAAGGTTTCGCGCTTTGGGTCATCAGCCGTCTGCAGCACTACGAAATCGACCCGAGTCGTCTAACGCTGGAAATACTCGAAACGGACCGTCTTCGCGGGGGAGAAAGGGGTTTGGATACCTTGAAGGAACTCAAGGAATGCGGTTGTAAGATCGCGATCGACGATTTCGGAGTGGATCAATCCAATTTCGAAAGGTTGATGGAAATCGATCCCGATTATATCAAGATCGACGGAAAATTCATCCAAGGAATCCATCTGAGCAAAACTCCGTTCCTTCTCGCCTCTGCAATGACGGAGATGGCTCATCGTATCGGTGCCAAGGTAATTGCCGAATTTGTAGCCGGAAAAGAGGAATTTGACACCGTTCGATCCTTAGGTGTGGAATATTGTCAGGGTTATTATATCATGCAACCGGCTCCGGAGATTCTTCCCATCCCTCAAGTTTCGTTATAACGTTGTTTGTCGTTTTTTTCCAAAATTCGCTTGCCATTATTTTTTTTCCAAATAACGTAACGCCTTGCGTTTTTTGCCAAATAGGTGAGTCGAATAGAATAGGTGAGGGTGAGTACTTCAGTTGGATAAGGCGATTCTTTTTGTAGACGATGAAGCTCTGATCCTGATGAGCATGAAGTCCCAGGTAAAACGTCATCTGGGAGACGGGTACAGGTACGAAACGGCTCTGGACGCCGGTGAGGCTTGGCAGATTATCGAAGAATTAATTCACGAAGACGTAAGAATTCTGATCATCATTTCGGATTGGCTGATGCCGAACGTAAAGGGCGACGAATTCCTAAGACAAGTGCACAGTAAATATCCGGACATTCAAAAAGTGATCGTGACCGGTCACGCGGACGATTCGTCCATCGAAGCCCTCAAGAAAGAAATCAATCTTCGTTCTTATCTCAAAAAACCTTGGGACGAACGAGAACTCGTTTCCACAATTACCACTGCATTAGAAGGTTGAGCGCGCCCTGTCGAACGACCCATTGGAAGTGAGACGCTGAGTTAGGAAGCGTTTCATTGAGTTTCTTAAACGCGAAAGCGGTTCAAATCAAAAGCCAGCGGAGCGCCTGGCGTTGATCCTCAGCGCAGCCGAGCAAAGCGACCCCAGAACATGCGATATTATTCTGTCTTAAGCGCAGCCCAGCAAAGGGCCTCACTTCTCGCCTCCAAACTCAACGTTCGATCGGTAAGAATATCTTAAACGAAGTATTACCGGGAACGCTTGCGAGTTCGATTCTTCCTTCGTGTTTTTGAACGATCTTTTTCACGATGTCCAAACCGAGTCCGCTTCCTTCACCGGGAGCCTTGGTCGTAAAGAACGGTTCGAAAATTCTTTCCTGAATCTCGTTCGGAATTCCAGGGCCGTTGTCCTTAACTTCCACCATCAATTCTTTCCCGAGATTTTTCAAACGAAGAAGAATCGTTCCCTTAAACTGCATCGCCTGCAAGGAATTGTAGATAAGATTGGTCCAGATATGCAATAGGTCGTCCGGAAAACAGAGAATCGGTTCCACGTCTTCGAAGTCCTTTTGAAGATCCACGCCCTTTTTGAGTTGGTTGTGATAGATCGTAAGAACGGTTTCGATCGTGTCCTTGACCGAAGCGGAGATCTTTTCCCCGGCGTTGTCGAAGTGGGAAAAGTTTTTCAACGCGTAAAGAATTTTGGAGATTCGATCCACGGCCACTTGAACCGTTTTTGTGTTCCTAAAAAAGTAGGATTCGAGCGCGGAATATTCCAGGATCAACGCGGATTGTTCCAAAAGGAGAAGAGGAATAAACTTCTCGTTCAATTCTCCCAATCCCATGTCGACTAACGTGTCCGCGTAGGAAACCGCGAGTCTTGTGGGGATTTTTTTGGATTCGAGTACGCTCGTGATCGCTTTTTTGCGGTTCCTTTGTTCCATTCCCGTAAAGTGTTCGTTGCTCTGAATGGCTCGCTCGATGAACTCCGCCGACAATTCCCGCATCTCTTTGTTTAGAGTTCCCATCGCGATCTGAACGTCGGGAAGAAGAGATCTGAATCTATTTAAGCATTCTTGAATATTCTGATTGGATGCCTGAACGGCTCCGATCGGGTTGTTGATTTCGTGCGCGATTCCCGCCATCAATTGTCCGAGCGCGGCCATCTTCTCGGATTGGATCAACTGAGACTGCGTTTTTTTCAGGTTATCCAACGTGTTTTCGAGTTCGTTTTTTTGAATCTCGATCAGTTTGTTTCGGACACGGATCTCGTCGTTGATGATTCTCAATTCTTCCGCTTCCTTAAACGGAGTCGTGTCCACGATATTGATGGAAAAGAACGTGCTTCCCTTGCTTACAAACATTCTCTGGCTGATGATGGCAGGAAAAGAATTTCCGTTTTTCTTTTTCGCGACGACTTCGATGGAATCCTTGTTTCCGATCGCGAATTTTTTTCGCGTGAGTTCGTGGAGCGATTCCTTGGACAACAAACGGGCCACGTTGAGTCCGATCGATTCTTCGGATGTATAACCGAATAATTTCTGAAAGGCCGGGTTCGAATCCGCGATTCGTATCGTTCCTTTTTCAAGAAGAATGATCGCCTCGTTCGAGAATTGATAGAAGGTTTGAAATCTCGTCTCGGACGCCTTCAATTCTTCCTCTGCCTTTCTTCTTTCGGTTACGTCGGTTACGGTTCCCACGATACGGATCGGTTTGGAATTCTTATCTCGGAAAAGTTTCGCCTTCGCTTCGACCCAGGCGATTTCTCCGTCCGGGAACACGACTCTATGTTGAAAGTATAAGTCGTCTCCTTCAGAGTTTCCTTCGAGTATGTCCTTTAAAAGTTTTTCCATACGAGGACGATCGTCTTCGTGTGTTACGTTCCAGATCGTTTGCAGATTGGGTCGAAAGTCTTCCGGTTTGATCTTAAAGATTTGAAACGCCTTTTCGGACCAGGTCAGTTTATCCTCGTGAATCTCCCAACTCCAACTTCCCATGTTCGCGGCGTTCAACGCGAGTCTGAGTCTTTCCTCGCTTTCTTTGAGTTTTTCCTCGGCCTTTTTCTTTTCGCCGATATCGATCATCGCTCCCATCATACGGAACGGTTCGTCGTTTTTATCGTATAGAAAAACTCCGCGATCTTCGACCAAAGTATATCCGCCGTATTTCGTTCGGAAACGATACGTGGAT
This genomic interval carries:
- a CDS encoding EAL domain-containing response regulator: MDGNQNSPEENKDSKPVILLVDDELIILRGLKEQLKLAFGKDYDIETAEDAESAWEILEEYSEKGIDIPVVVCDQVMPGVKGDELLIRIHNKNPEIRKIMLTGQASADAVGNALNHANLYRYLSKPWDSNDLILTIREALKSFFSDQSLTELNRKLETTLLYDRDTGRPNLESLRRALDARESEGLQSTLAVIRIESSTSTTHHFGVGVYHKVLSQFLTSLSTFMGKSGRLFHLYQDEVAVLSDVEESKFHSLLVAFRILLRSEYIEADGISFRVNVSIGTATHQSALYYKARIAMMHAAQNRELELMNYSNAMEEGDQYQINLVLGRKLNDAINAGNVIPYFQGIYDNKLEKITKFECLARIQEGDKVYSPASFISIARSTGIIRLLTPIMIEKSIRYFAKYPEYSFSVNISESDLEKKGFALWVISRLQHYEIDPSRLTLEILETDRLRGGERGLDTLKELKECGCKIAIDDFGVDQSNFERLMEIDPDYIKIDGKFIQGIHLSKTPFLLASAMTEMAHRIGAKVIAEFVAGKEEFDTVRSLGVEYCQGYYIMQPAPEILPIPQVSL
- a CDS encoding response regulator, producing the protein MDKAILFVDDEALILMSMKSQVKRHLGDGYRYETALDAGEAWQIIEELIHEDVRILIIISDWLMPNVKGDEFLRQVHSKYPDIQKVIVTGHADDSSIEALKKEINLRSYLKKPWDERELVSTITTALEG